In a genomic window of Staphylococcus taiwanensis:
- a CDS encoding TIGR00159 family protein: MDFSNFFDNLSTLKIVTSVLDLLIVWYVLYLLITVFKGTKAIQLLKGILFIVIGQQVSKILNLTATSKLFDIVIQWGVLALIVIFQPEIRRALEQLGRGSLFKRYTNTYSHDEEKLIQSVSKAVQYMAKRRIGALIVFEKETGLQDYIETGIPMNSEISQELLINVFIPNTPLHDGAMIIQNSKIASAASYLPLSDSAKISKSLGTRHRAAVGISEVSDAFTIIVSEETGSISVTFDGKLRRDISTEVFEELLAEHWFGSHFQKKGVK, encoded by the coding sequence ATGGATTTTTCCAACTTTTTTGATAATCTTAGTACATTGAAAATAGTTACAAGTGTACTAGATTTACTTATTGTATGGTATGTCCTTTATCTTCTCATTACTGTATTTAAGGGAACCAAGGCTATACAGTTACTTAAAGGTATTTTATTTATAGTTATTGGTCAACAAGTAAGTAAAATTCTTAATTTGACCGCAACATCAAAACTGTTTGATATCGTTATTCAATGGGGGGTACTAGCACTTATAGTGATTTTCCAACCTGAAATACGACGTGCACTTGAACAGTTAGGTCGTGGAAGTTTATTTAAACGTTATACTAATACTTACAGTCATGATGAAGAAAAGTTGATTCAGTCGGTGTCAAAAGCTGTGCAGTATATGGCTAAGAGACGTATTGGTGCATTAATTGTTTTTGAAAAGGAAACAGGTTTACAAGATTATATTGAAACGGGAATACCAATGAATTCAGAAATATCTCAGGAGTTATTAATTAACGTATTTATTCCTAATACACCATTACATGATGGTGCAATGATCATTCAAAATTCAAAAATTGCTAGTGCAGCAAGTTATCTACCGCTTTCTGATAGTGCTAAAATTTCTAAAAGTTTAGGTACTAGACACAGAGCAGCAGTAGGTATATCAGAAGTATCAGATGCTTTTACAATAATCGTTTCAGAAGAAACAGGCTCTATATCAGTAACCTTTGATGGTAAATTGAGAAGAGATATTTCCACAGAAGTATTTGAAGAATTATTAGCTGAACATTGGTTCGGCTCACACTTTCAAAAGAAAGGTGTGAAGTAA